TTGGTAATCCTCTTAAAAGGGAGGGGACCTCGTTcctaaaaaagaaacaaattaggACTACTTTAACAACAGTTACTTAAAAGGCATATATCGAgaagttatttaaatttaaaacttttaattacgacgaaaaataaaatattcatcacCTACCAAAGTAAATTAGTTATTTATAAGTCATATTTATTGCACCAGAAAGTTGGCATGCCTAATGCTACGTActcataattaattatacttATCGCCTTTTAAAGTGAAAGCCTCCAAAAATAAATGGTGAAATATCAAAATTGATATATCaatcacaataaataaaattaatttctttatcaCACGAATTAAATTTTTAGAACTTAAATTTGAGATCTTTTCATCTCTATgattatatttctttaataattattttagtgaTTACTTATTACTTTTTTCGAATAATTCAAACACCACGTATTTGGGTCAAACAAAACAGCTCttctttccacacaaatttcaacAAGTCAAACTATAATACTCTAATTATTAAGATTTATAATTAGCTcgtaaataataaatcattatttataaTTCGTCACTAAATAAAATTGGCAATGGAATAAAGGGGTTAGCTTGCATTTcactttcatttaatttatatattatatatatacaatctttttttaataaaaatttaaagccTACCTAccaagtttattttaattttctctatttcGGTCAATCACTAACAATATTTTTAGTCTGAGTTGTTAACCTTTCCTTTTTCGTTGAGAAAAAAGATTAAGTATGttgtttgaaataattttcaatCTGAACTGATTTCGTactctataataataataagggataatgcacaagtacccctcaacctatgctcaaaatctcagagacacacttatactatactaaggtcctattttcccccctgaacttattttataagtaattttctaccccttttttggctacgtggcactagtttgaaaaaaaagtcaaccatcgttgggcccacaagatagtgccacgtaggacgAAAAGGGGTAACaaatgattaataaaataagttcaggggtaataggaccttagtatagtataagtgtgtctctgggattttgggcatagattgagggggtacttgggcattatccctaataataatgatattattataaCTTGTTCGAACGTAAGATGCTATAACAATACAACATACACAAAATTAAGTAAATGAAAATACATGTGAgggaaaatatcaaaaatatatttcatacttgtactatatattacaaaaaaaagaagctatataaatctttaatttcattttcttctattcAACATTTTTGTCTTCATTCCTAATCTACCCCTTACTAGTACTATTTTGTCCCAATGTCATTTCCATCTCAAGATTCTTATTAGCTTCTTCTCtaaatttcttataaatatCACTCTTATAAAACTTCCTAGTCCTAATCactaaaataattgaaataaaagccccaaaaatagtaactaatgttataataataaaagcTAATTTAAAACACTCAACTCCATCACAATTCAAATCTTCACCTTCTCTTCTTATTCTtctcaatatcttcaattgtttttCTGCCTCTTTATCATATAAATAACCAGCCACTCTTACATTAAGCACATATGAACCAATTGGACTTGCTACTGACCCAAAATTATATAATGTTGAGTAGTATTTTAGTCCAAAAAGTTCAGAAATTATTGCAAAAAGTAATGGCCATTGTGCACCAAAACAAAATCCAATAATTATAGATGCAATATATAGTCCACTAGGCACATTAAATGCAATTAAAATGTGTCCTATGCATGAGACTATTAGTGTTATGGTTAGGGCTAAAGGTCTTggaaatttgtattttttcaaaaaatattcagATAAAAAACCAGCCACTACTCTACCTAAATAATTCCATATACTTACTAAGGACACAAATGTACTAATACTTTTTTTAGGGTACCCTAGTGATGTCCCAATTTGACCTAAGTTGTCTATAGCTGTTAATGTCCCTCCAACTCCACAAATTGTAGCAACAAATAGTATCAACATGTCTAGACTGAATAGAGCTTGGAGTATAGTAAAGTCTTCGCCCCGAGCTGGCGGTTGAAAAACCGTCTTCCAGCAAGAAATCGAAACTTCTGAATCTTTGAAGTCAACATCAAAACTACTTTTTGACTTCCCCTCAACAATACCATCCAAATCTTGTTTCTCAAAAGTCGTGTCAGTAATAACCGATGCTGCTGCTGATGCTGGTGCTGGCAGTGGTAATTGAGGACCCTCACTTTTAGGGTTTTCAGTTACAACTTTGACCTTGGAAATACTATCCAAGGCTAATTTCTTCGCGTTCCATGAATTGATTTCCTCTTTTATAACCAAACCAAGTGGTAGGAAAAGCAAGAATACCACTAGAGCTGCACTCAAACCGTACTCCATCTGtgtgaaattaaatttcttttgaagtATGATAATCACCATGAGATATCCAGCTAGAACAAGCGACATATATAAAAACCTATAAAACACTTTAAGTTCGTGTGTGATTCGAACGACTTGTATAATCCTTATGGTACGTAAAAATACTAGAGAAATAACAGCTGGCAACCAACCAATAAGTAAAATTAATGACTTAGAATCATTACCATAAATTGCATGATAAATTTGTGTTATAATTGCACCACTTAAACCAACAAAACCTTTGAGTAATCCAAGAACAGCACCACGTGACTCTGGAAAATTTTTAACACATGTCACAAGTGCACCAGTATTAGCAAAAGATTGTGAATTACCaccaatacaaatatataaacacaTTAACCAAACTTTTGTTGACATTTTTTTGGTAACGGCCATCCATATCATAAAATAACCAAAGAAATTTAATATAGCACCAATTGAAAGAACAACCCAAGGGGGTGAAATTTCATTGATTAAACCTGATAAAATACCAACATTTGACCCTAAATCTTTGAAAAAACTTAGTAGATTGAGGGTAGTTTGGTCATATCCTAAGGAAGATTTTATGTCACCGGAGTATAGACCGAACATGTAGGTGGCACCCGCGGCTGATAGGATCAACATGGTTCCAAACACCATGAACCATCGGCTCACGAGGACTCGGATAGATAAGTTCATCGTCATGTTGTAATATGATCGATGAATATTTTGATCGAATTGATATTTATAGATGCTTAAAATTTGGCCACACACATTTGTAGTTGTATACATGAAATTGTGCATGTTTATATAGACCTCATATAACACCTACCCTAGTCATGcaacccccc
The DNA window shown above is from Solanum lycopersicum chromosome 11, SLM_r2.1 and carries:
- the LOC101265191 gene encoding protein NUCLEAR FUSION DEFECTIVE 4-like, which encodes MTMNLSIRVLVSRWFMVFGTMLILSAAGATYMFGLYSGDIKSSLGYDQTTLNLLSFFKDLGSNVGILSGLINEISPPWVVLSIGAILNFFGYFMIWMAVTKKMSTKVWLMCLYICIGGNSQSFANTGALVTCVKNFPESRGAVLGLLKGFVGLSGAIITQIYHAIYGNDSKSLILLIGWLPAVISLVFLRTIRIIQVVRITHELKVFYRFLYMSLVLAGYLMVIIILQKKFNFTQMEYGLSAALVVFLLFLPLGLVIKEEINSWNAKKLALDSISKVKVVTENPKSEGPQLPLPAPASAAASVITDTTFEKQDLDGIVEGKSKSSFDVDFKDSEVSISCWKTVFQPPARGEDFTILQALFSLDMLILFVATICGVGGTLTAIDNLGQIGTSLGYPKKSISTFVSLVSIWNYLGRVVAGFLSEYFLKKYKFPRPLALTITLIVSCIGHILIAFNVPSGLYIASIIIGFCFGAQWPLLFAIISELFGLKYYSTLYNFGSVASPIGSYVLNVRVAGYLYDKEAEKQLKILRRIRREGEDLNCDGVECFKLAFIIITLVTIFGAFISIILVIRTRKFYKSDIYKKFREEANKNLEMEMTLGQNSTSKG